GGTTCTCTTTGCTGCTCAGATTCACAAAAGCATCTATTACAGCGGTCTTCAACATGGTGACTGACTGACCGCAAGGAACCACCAAGTACCGAGTACCAGTAGGGAGTGATTTGTAGCAGCATCAAATAGCTGTAGAAAAGTTACACGGAAGTTTTACATTtatcaaaatgtttatttttattgtcaaaataaaagtcatatttgcttttttttttacaaagagaCATCTTCTACACTTTATACACATTTACAATAGCTTATACATTTTCTTTTATACAGAATTTACAAGTTTGTACATAACCATTATATAAATACATCtttataattaaaaaaaatgaCACGTATAATATTTGGGCACTATTAAGGCTTAATTTAAACCATCTTTGATATTGTTCTGATTGATTTATACAATTATATCTGACTGGCACTGTGTTAAGGTTATCAATCAGTCCTTATAGGGTTATGAACTAAATGTTTCTTTGCGTAAAATGAAAGAACACATAATACCCATGCGCCCAGAAATGTCAGTCTGCGCGTTCTATACATATGAATGGGTAGGAATGAACCCTTGTTAATGCCAGGTAGGTTACAATGTTATAACCAGTTCTTCAACAGTATGTTAAAATGCTAACTGGTATTAAAAGAGTGCTAGCCAAGCTCCGGAACAATTAGCCCATTAGTCCATCCATGGGTTTCTTTTCAAACCTGTGACAATGGCATCTGCTTTGGGCAAGATACAGAGCTGGCGGTACCCGATCTCCAGGTTAGTCCTGTGCTCACGTCACTATACATTGAGCCACTGGTGCCTTTGCTACCCCAACAGCAGCGCGTGCAGAAGGTCCTCCATGATTCCAGGGTCTTCCCCGACCATATCCACACGCCGGACGTGATGCCCACCAGAAGGCACATAAAGTACTTTAACATGAAGACAGCATAGTCCGGCTTGTTCAGTTCATGCTCCAACAAACAGGAGCAGTTGTGGGTTATCTCCCAACTCTGTCTGTTGTGCTGCTCATAGAAGTAACAGGCCACTATAATAGTGGCAGGTACGGTGTACAACACTGTGAATATCCCTATCCTTATCATCAACTTCTCCAGCTTGTCTGTTTTGGTGCCACCCTGTTTGATGACGCTGCGTATCCTGAACAGGGACACAAACCCGGCCAGGAGGAACATAGTGCCGATAAATAAATAGATGACCAGGGGGGCCAACACGAACCCTCTCAGATTGTCCAAGTTTTGATTACCAACGTAGCAGATTCCAGCCACTGAGTCCCCGTCCACAGAGCTGAGGGCCAAAACAGCAATAGATTTCATACTAGGGATAAGCCAAGCAGCCAGGTGAAAATATTGGGAGTAACTGGCTATGGCTTCGTTTCCCCATTTCATCCCAGCAGCCAGGAACCATGTCAAAGAGAGAATGACCCACCAGATAGAACTGGCCATGCCGAAGAAATAAATCAAAAGAAACACAACAGTACAGAGTGCAGGGCCAGTGGTCTCATAGTGAATGTGTTCCACGTCATACTCCCGGTTGCAGGCCACCTTTTCGTGTCCAGCGATTAGTCTGACGATATACCCGATGGAAACAAACATGTAACAGGCGGAGAGGAAAATAATGGGTCTCTCTGGGTACTTGAACCGCTCCATGTCTATGAGAAA
This Salvelinus namaycush isolate Seneca chromosome 33, SaNama_1.0, whole genome shotgun sequence DNA region includes the following protein-coding sequences:
- the fzd8a gene encoding frizzled-8a — translated: MECYLLGIYLLLALAILPRSSGTTAKEITCQEIAVPLCKGIGYNYTYMPNQFNHDTQDEAGLEVHQFWPLVEIQCSPDLKFFLCSMYTPICLEDYKKPLPPCRSVCERAKAGCAPLMRQYGFPWPDRMKCDSLPVQGNPEMLCMDYNRTHSTTVSPVLSKPTNYPGKTFNPNKNNKGHNRPGVPGKYKPPAPCEPQCKCLSPMVPINTDRHHLYNRVKTGQLLNCAMPCHNPYFTQDERTFTAFWIGLWSVLCFVSTFATVATFLIDMERFKYPERPIIFLSACYMFVSIGYIVRLIAGHEKVACNREYDVEHIHYETTGPALCTVVFLLIYFFGMASSIWWVILSLTWFLAAGMKWGNEAIASYSQYFHLAAWLIPSMKSIAVLALSSVDGDSVAGICYVGNQNLDNLRGFVLAPLVIYLFIGTMFLLAGFVSLFRIRSVIKQGGTKTDKLEKLMIRIGIFTVLYTVPATIIVACYFYEQHNRQSWEITHNCSCLLEHELNKPDYAVFMLKYFMCLLVGITSGVWIWSGKTLESWRTFCTRCCWGSKGTSGSMYSDVSTGLTWRSGTASSVSCPKQMPLSQV